The stretch of DNA CCAACCGGTACGTACACCACACTACCCAAAATTCAAAGACAGTCAGGGCGGGTACGCCAACCGCAACTGACCGGCAAGAAGACCACCATCATCCTGGCCAGCGGTGGCGACTTTAGACCCGGCTCGCCCTTTGAAGCCTATAACCAGGCGAGCGGCTATCTCCGTCAGGTGTTGGGCTTCATCGGGTTGACGGATCTGGGCATCGTCATGGCCGACCGTGCGCACCCGCGACGCGGGTGAAACCGCCGTCGAGCAGTT from Bordetella sp. FB-8 encodes:
- a CDS encoding NAD(P)H-dependent oxidoreductase, giving the protein MRSTEPTGTYTTLPKIQRQSGRVRQPQLTGKKTTIILASGGDFRPGSPFEAYNQASGYLRQVLGFIGLTDLGIVMADRAHPRRG